The following nucleotide sequence is from Sparus aurata chromosome 22, fSpaAur1.1, whole genome shotgun sequence.
GCATCAGCTGGGTCAATGTTACAGTTTCAAAGTAGGTGGTATGTTGACTGTGTATACTCAAGGCAACACAGATGTGCAAATAAAATGCTCTCAACATGTGTGTGGACGAGgacaaaatggaacaaaaacagCATGACTGGACCTCttcagtttatttgttttaagataAGACAAACATAAAGTTCAGCAGAATGTTtgcatttaatacattttgaagtttAACGTGGTTAAAAGAGAAATGAGAACTTGTAGCGTGAAAGGAGTGTGAGATGTCTCTTTTCAAAGCATGAAGGGAAGGTCTAGATTCTTGGTCCCATCCCCAATGTAGATGTAACCGTGCTGTGGTGTCATTGGCACGTGGTAGGAGGTCAGGCCCAGCCAAAACAGGCTGCGAAGCACGCACACTCTGCCGGCGCATTCACGCTGAAGACTCCATGAccctacacacaaacaaagcagaCTTTCTGTAAACAAGTGATATTAAACGCAGGAGTCTGTCACGTCTTGTTCTCTGAGCTGAATTGAAATCAAAGCTGCTTTAATCTTTCTTTTCAAGTCCAAGAACATTATACTGTTCACATGCTAGAAGCAGCCATGGGATACTCCAATAAATCAACCCTTTGTGCTTTTGATATGTACAGTCTAAACCCGTTTCTCAATATGTTAGGGTGCGACCGTGAAGACCTGGGGAATTGAGAACAAGAATTGGATCTGCTACTATGTAAACATGAAGCCCTTCTTTTACAGAAAAGGGAGATTATTGTGGAGAATTACATGGCTGTTGCATCACCTTTCTTGTGATCCAGCTAAAACTGACTCGAACTTTGGTATCCAGTGTACAACATAtggtgtgctgctgcaggaggagaaaccTAAAGCTGTAAATCAGGAGTTGCAAACAGTTCGCAGGACTGCTGTGGAAAAGAGGGAAAACCCGACTCAGGGTCTCCGAGGAAAGCACCTGTCTTTTGGCGCAGATACCTCGTACCGCATTTCCCCCAGAGTCCccttaattttattattttttttaaaagcccttTCTCCTTTTCAGCGAACTGGAGTTTGCAAATGCGAGTGTGGCATTGAGACAGCTGTGTAACGTCAGCTGCAGCGATGACACCGTCGACATCCGCATCAACTcgaggaacacacacaaacgtatACACTTGTGGAAGCCCTCTTAAATCAGACATCTGTTGTTGCATGTTTGGTTACGGGCGCTAAActgtttttctccctttcaAACACATACACTTGGAAGTCCAGAGCCTCACTTGATCTACAGTCACTGTTGGCTGGAGGACATCCAGCTCAGCAACCAAGTTAACGCGCTAAAACACGACTATTTTCACATTATTCTTTCTCACAATAAGCAAGTGTTTATTGTTCGCCTCCTGGGTTTCATTTTTTCCAACGTGTGTAAGTGTGTTCCCTAGAAATTGTGTCATTCTCCCACCAGATTTGGGAGAAGCAAACATAAGAGACTCTTCCTCATCATTTCATGCTTTCAGCTACTCGCACGCAATCAAGTATTTGACCGACAATAAAAAAttaaggaaagaaaacaaactcaagAAAGCAAGTCTCCGCAAGTTCATTGTCGTAACATTTTGAATGCCTGTCTACAACACGACAataagtaaaagtcctgcattgaaAACCTTACTTAAAAGTATAATATCGGTATTATCAGCCATCAAGACATCTTTTAAGTGTAAGTAAAAGTAGTCATTGGGAATAAAGAGTTCCCTGTCATTGTGTTTAATCtacagcaatgcatcatattctataatatatatttgtAGCGCCGCTCTCCATGAGAACCACACACCTCCAAAAAGACAACTTTGTTACGATGCATCCAGCCAGTCCTAGGCATTAAAGTGCGCTTACAGGTCttgaaaatgaagaagaatgcgcagaagaaaagaaaagtgataTCTCTGGTTGCAATGCTaaaccagtggactgctttcaAAAACCTGGTGCATACATTACCAAAAAATGCTACTGACTGAAGgctatttatcagattacacgcaGTTCTCTCTGTAGCGCCACAAAGTTTTGTGCTACTTTCACATGTGCAGTAAACTCCCCAATACCTGTTAACGCACTTTAATGTCtcaaattggtggagttaccctttaagaagTGGCAGAATTTTCTCAAACCATAAAGGAACACATAACACATGCTTTCGTTtatcagggggaaaaaagcacatGAAAAAAGATCCCCAAATTTGGAGATAAATGCTTTTTATAGACAGAACGGGTATGAAAACTTGTAATATTACAAAGTAAATAAAGTTGTCAGACAAATGTTGTGGAGTAAAAGTAGAGTAGAGTAAACGTACTTGGTTACTGTCCATCACTGATTAGCAGTACTAATTTCTCGTAAATTAGCTAAAACTGGCTGAACCACTTATGTTATTACTTGCATGTTTTCCAGTAGTAATGTGAGTCACATTTACTCTTCCCATCTTCTGCAggtttctcttttgtttttctctttctcagttTCATGGGAAAAAGACAGAATTAGATTTTTCTGTAGTTTCCCTCTGGTGGGCCCAGAATTCAAGATCCCAGATATGTCTAATCCAACAGAGACCGctgcatgtaaaaaaataaataaacgtaATGACGGGCAAAGTAAAAGGGGAATTCTTCCAACGTATTCCCAGAAAACCTCTGGTAGGCTGACATCAGAGGTTTTAAGGAATTAATTCAATCATTTCAACGGTAAAATGATTCAGTTGTTCTCACTTGGGAGAAACCCCAGTTGACTTTCAGTCAGCTGCATCAACATAATCGTCTGTGCTAAAATCACACCTCATCAGGCTGTAATGTAGCATGGCAGCCGGGACAGAGCAGTgagaaaaacactgactttgATTCACTAAAATTGTGAAAGCCTCATAAACACTAGTGCATACTCATAACAACTGTGTGTGAACGGCTCCAGTAGGTTTAACCTTTTTGAACTGGTGTGATTTACTGCATTTATTGCCTCTTAGAGCTCAATGACAGTAAGATAAAAAAGACTGTGAAGTGTTCATTTACTTCAATCAGCCCCTAACCAAAACATAATATTGGCAGTGTAAAGTTTCTGCAATGCATGGTcacatttttattaaacatctgacaaaatcagatgtttttttaacctTGGGAAATTGCCAGTAAAGGACGGATACCTGAGGCAAACCTTTGGGGCAGGATGGGTTCGGTCAATTAACATGGTGGTCACTGCCTGAAATTAGTACGTTTGTAACCATAGATATAAAATGCAAgtatacattattttttttattatatatctTTGTGCTTATAGCAATGCCTTTCCACAATCATCTACACTGCTTGTCTGTTATCTCTAAACAGGCAACTGTAACAGCTGAGTCACAGAGTAATGCAAACTCAGTGCTTCAGCTTACATTAACTGCGTTGGGCTTGAGTCGGAttcagatgttaaaaaaaaaaagggaacaccTATCAAGTTCAGGTAGCTCTTGGTTACTACTCCGTTAGACTCTTTTGGGGTTTGGACAGAAAAATCGTCATGTTTCTGGCGACTAAAGCAGgattttaaagccaaaacatgatcttttccaaaccctTGTAACTTGtcacaacatttcattttaaatgtaacttAAAGAAATGTTAGTTCCAACTTAAAGACATTAAAGTTATCTGTGGTTTGTAGAAAAgtacattgtgaacatttaCACTGGTGATTGGGTTGCTTCAATAGTCGCAACAAATCTTGTAAAATATGAAATTTGTTTATACGTGATGAAACAACTGGATGACACAAGACAACTCTGTGGTTTTACCTTTAGGAATGTCGTCACTCAATAAATCCAGGAAGTCAATGGCTGGGTTCAAGTCGCCCTTTTCCAGGATGGAtctcttcttcagattttttgGTTTGCTGAAGTGAAGGTAGTTGTCAAGCTTCATTGCCTCTGAGTCAGACAGCCCTGAGGAGCAACACACATAACTGCCACGTAATTCAAACTGTATCACAGCAATGATGGAGCAAATACACAGGAGGATGATGTCAAAATATACTGGGAACACGCATATTGAGGAGTGTTGTGAAATATTGCCCAAAATCTTTATTATGGTATCGTTCCAattcaaataaatattaaatctgaTGCTTTATTAAACACGTCAGGGTCACTCACACTTATGTTAATACTGCACAGTGACACACAGGCCCACACACCATGTCCCAGACTTATATATATTTACCACCAAAGCTGCGGTTGATCTGGACGAGTCCATGTGGACTCTTGATGAACGCGCCACGTGGTACCACAGACACTTCCTCATCGATCTGCTGTATCATCACTGCCagcctgctctcctctctgactTTGGTCTGAAACCAAGTACAGTCCATCACCGAGCTGGAATTGCATGTCTCGCATTGGTTTCACCCAGGAAAAATACAtcagtgaagttttttttttttttttttttttgcactaaaTCTTCATGAATAAAAACTCTTGTTTGCTGCAGAAAATGCTGACCTCAGATTGTGAGTCTTACTATATCTGTTGGCACAAGAAGGACACTGTctgcagttttgttttctttttcactgttaATTTTGGTCCCACATCCATCCTTTAGTTATTGTTTAACTGCATAATGCTCTGCTATAATATTTGTCTTTAGATAACAGTAGATGGATGATTTGTATTTTCAAACAACCCACAGGATAATTTGATGTGATGTAGCGCTGCTGAACACTATAATAACATTTGAATTGGAAGCAGTTTGTCTTGAGTCTCATGAACTGACAGGTCGATATTTCCGCTCTGCTAACTTACAGCTACAGAGAGTCGATCATACTTACCACCACCCTCTCCTCATCACTCTCTCCTTCCCTGCGGATCTCAACATGCTCGTACGCATGCGAGGGATCTCCTATGAATCGACCCTTTGCAGCTATGGACACTTCCTGGATCATTGAGTCTGTCGTGGTGGGGAGCAGGAACCAGTCCATGCAGTTGAGGCTAGAGATAACGCAGACAGGAAGTAGTCTAAGGCCATTGATTCCTAGTTAAAGGTCCCTCAAGAATCACAACTTACCTGTAGAGGTCCTTTTTGTCCTGCATCTCATCTTCTCCCCTCCCCTGAGCGATGAAATAATCATCCTTTAATCCCAGTATCTTCCCCCAAAACAGGACTCGATTGAATTTGTAGTTCTTCTGCAGGATGACCAGAGATGTCTGCAGAGCGACTCTCTGTTCAACACTTAGAGTCTGTCCACTTCCGGCAACGAGCTCCCAAGAATAATATAAAGTTTTAAAGTCCATTGTTTTATGTAATAAACTTCTTTAACGGTTACTTTAGCTGCTGTTTTGAACTACTTGCTAGCTAACGTTGCGGCATGACAACAAACGTGGTTGCTATGCACTGTTGTCATAGCAACGCAGTTCAATTCAGGAAGCTTTATTGACacggacaaaaaaaacatgtgccaCTTTACAGCAGAATCATTTTACACAACACTTACTGCAATTACTTTCTTTTGTATTCTGTAAGTAACGAGTTGCGTGGTGCCGCCGGGAAATATCGGtcacaacagagacaaaacaagCTGGTTTTCGTCTCGTTCCGGGTGTGTTTGCTCGAACTGTTTATACAGACCAGACCACGCGCGACTCTGCTCTGACGTCATGCCCCAGCTTTTCAAGTGTGCGTCTGCAGAAGAGTCTCACAGGgcataaatattaataaactaTAAAGGCACAGGGATGGGAAAAGACACATCAGAATGCTGTTAaataatgatatataatatatataataccCTTCAAATTAATGCGACGGAATAATATGCAAAATAACCCACTGCTGCTACAAAATGTATCGAGATAAATTACATGCAATAAGTATTTTCGAAACACAgaaatttgaatgttttaacaCAAGGGAATTCTGATTTTGTACAATATGGCAGagcattcagattttttttttttaaatgtacacaaGGCTCTGGTAAAAGTTTAAACCCTACAGAAAGTTAATGATACAGCATTTTAACAACACGAACAAaagaatgaaatgttttattatttctttgtaaatacacaggaaacTTACAGAAACTTGCTCTCTGTCCAATTGGAAAATATGACAGGCATGcaatgtatataatatatttaattattatttgtaCCACAGTCACTTACACACATCTTGAGTACCTtaccatatatatatagtatagaCTGAATGAGGTTCAGACATACTGTTTATACTGTACAGTTTCAGAGAAAGTGAAGCAAAGAAACATATATTTTCCTGAGCTGTCCCTATACATACGGTACATGCATCTCAGGCTATTTCATGTTGCTAGTGGAATAATCCTGTTATTTTCCACTTCCTTACAGCCACAAAGTCTGGCACGTTTTTGTCTGGCAGTTTTCAGCCCACGTCTCTGGAAGACAGAGTTGGTTAAGCCCTTCGCACAGCTGGCAGGATGCACGCTTGGATCCCTCCAGCGTGACTGCTATAGGAGATCATTTTAGGGTGCATTTGCTCCGTCcacacagttgttgtttttgtttctccgCATATTAGGGAATAAAAACAGCATGAGAGAGCATTGGTGTTCTAACACACAAAAATAGATGAGATATCGCAGAGGTTAAGTTAAAGTCCTCCGGCGGCAATAATTCAAGGTAATTTAACACCTCACGACATGAACCTGCAGCATACAGCAGGCTGTCTTCCTTTGGGCTTACTGCAATTTCATGAATAGGATTTACAGCCGGAAAATAAGAGCAGAAGAggcacagtgtgtgagtgtgagtctgTTTAAGGACTGAGGCTACTGTGGAGGTGTGATCTGGTCACGATTGaaatagtttaaaacattatttagcATTccggaggaggaagaaggagctgGGTGTCAGTGTGTACTATGTGGTTTCGCCACTGTGTTGAATATTTGCAATTagttgtttttatctgtttgtcACTTCTGTTGGATTTTTGAGAGCGACGCAGcgaaaagcttttattttgatggtGGAATGCCTCTGTCTGAACTGCTTGTGATGGTCTGGTGTGTCTGGTTAAGTTTGGGATATTAAGCCACAATATGTTTGTCAAAACTATTACCAAAagtttccagctgtgtgtgaCACTTCTGTTTGCTTTCTTCAGCTGGTTACATGAAGTTATTGTCCATAAATTTCAACCATTCCATTCATATTCTCTTTCCCAAAattcatttcattcacaaaTTTCATTCATATCTGATCCAACCATATTAGTATTCATTGTCCATCTGCTGTGGATCATCATTTCAAAGGCGAATCATCGCCTATTATACACctgcattttattttctggCACATTAATGCACTCAGACTGCCAAAGTCTTTCAGATGAATATAGTTAATCATAGCGGTAGTTTACTTTCCTGTGGTTTGAATATACAGGCAGGTTGTGCAGTGCTGAAATCACTGGTTCCTCTGAGCAACGTATGGAACAAATCCTGTTTAAAAGACACTAAACGGACCTTGTATTTGGTTTATCCTGGCTCAGATCCAGCAGTCTTAGTCAGTATAAGCAGTGTGAAACTGGCTTACGTTACACTTAGAAAAACATGATTGGAAACTGTCCAACAAATGATTTTGGACAGTCTGCCGGTGTTGTGCTAATCTTGTGTTCTGTGATCCTATTTTTGGTCACGGTCTTGGCTTGAACTGTATTAATTGGTGCCATTCTGTTGGACGTAAATGCAGATGAAATGTGAGTGTTTCAGACATAAGGTTAATGCACGTAAGAACAAAACTAACAGACACAAGTAAAAACAGAGTCATGTTCAACAGTTGTCTCATTCTTAACTCATTCTTTTGTAATTGAAAGTATGGTTCTTTGAAGAAAGACAGATCTTACTCTGGTCTTTTCCAAGATCCTCCAGAAATAATAGCTCATCttccctttttctgtttttcagggGTAGGTTCATCTGCAAAATAACCAATGATTAGGTAAAACTAATATTAGATTAAAACCTAGATGTACCACTAATATGTTTCCCTATGTAGGGACgaaggatgtttgaggggctggggcaaaaaatttaaaagggcaccagctgtatgcAGGCGGGCACCAGCACCCTAGAGGGCAATTCACCACGTAGGGGCACCTTAGGGGTACTTTCACTGCAATTTTTGGGGTACCAGGGTGTCCAGTACGCCATCTGTGTgatcattttgtgtgatttacaTTAAACAAGGCATGTCAttatttgttgtcatttttaaatgtcactgaCATTAGTTTTTACTGTTTACTACTCACTTAGTGTCGTATCAGGGCTGCTACCTCTAATGCTAATCCCAATCCCACAATTCCTTCTGCTGTTGTGCTCAACCAGCCAATTTAACGTGAAGCAGCAGCGAGTAGTAAGATGTGGTTAACCTGTCGTTTCTTGTCAAGCCCTTGAGCGTGTGAAGAACACGAGCATGGAAATGGCGGACCACGCCACTAACAAGGAAAACTACTACATTAAAAGGTCATCGTGGAATGTAAATAGATCGAATGGCCATCACACAGGAAATGGGGTTTGATTGTTTCAAAATCTTAAGAGATGGAACTTTAAGAACCCATTGAAGGGCGTTTCAAGAAAAGCAATCCGAGAACGCACAAGCAGgttttttataaatgttaatGTCCATTCACTCCCATGACACACTGCATTTCCAGGGCTCTGTGTGTTAGCTGGAATTGTCCAAACAAAAGGGCCTCGGTCTGGAGTCACATGCTTCATCAGCAGCGGTGATTTCAGCTGTCTGGCCCTCCGCCCTTCTGGCAAATGTAGTCCACCAAcagaagagggaggggagagtgGGGTGACTTCTCCACAGAGTACCCCACACAGAAGAGAGCACATAAGGACAGCCCCTCACCAACCCACccactcactcacacagacaaacacactctgaGCTTGTGGCTCAGGATGCCACCTCATTAGAGTTGGCAGTCTAGGTGGAAGTTTTTCTCGTTGGAAGCCATggagtgacacacacagacacaccactCCACTTCTGTTTCCCAATTGGCCGGGAAGGAAGTAATACTTGGAATGAAGCGGTCTGTTTCTGTCCTGGTCCCGCTGCTCTGGGAAACTCACCTCCCAGGCGACCAGCGTTGCCACGGCACTAATCCTTGACGGACAAAAGATGGGAGTGCCACAGAGCAAAACGCTGCCAGGCGCTCTCATTGGTTGGCACCGCCACACGCGACGCTGCCATTGGCCAGTGCTGTGTTTATATACAAATTGGAGCAGTCAGAGGTCACATCCATCGATCTTGAGTGGTGACATGAAGGAAACCTGACCCCAAAACCTCAAAAAACTCTAAAAGGGGT
It contains:
- the rsph9 gene encoding radial spoke head protein 9 homolog; amino-acid sequence: MDFKTLYYSWELVAGSGQTLSVEQRVALQTSLVILQKNYKFNRVLFWGKILGLKDDYFIAQGRGEDEMQDKKDLYSLNCMDWFLLPTTTDSMIQEVSIAAKGRFIGDPSHAYEHVEIRREGESDEERVVTKVREESRLAVMIQQIDEEVSVVPRGAFIKSPHGLVQINRSFGGLSDSEAMKLDNYLHFSKPKNLKKRSILEKGDLNPAIDFLDLLSDDIPKGSWSLQRECAGRVCVLRSLFWLGLTSYHVPMTPQHGYIYIGDGTKNLDLPFML